In the genome of Photobacterium sp. TLY01, one region contains:
- a CDS encoding ABC transporter permease subunit produces MFIYTIRRLNLFLITLFILTLIGYSILRIEPSSYWNLHDFWPGWLLYLDNLMVGNLGLNQQGQPILSEILQVFPATLELCFFAFILSLIVGIPLGTLAGIKRGRWVDTCISSLTLVGYSLPLFWLAMLFIMLFSLKLGWLPVAGRYNLLYQIDSVTGFALIDVFLSDVSYRSAALIDVIRHLVLPTLVLAIAPTTEVIRLTRASVADVMQQNFIKVAQTKGLSMWEIIIRHALKNAIPPIIPKLGMQFSTMMTFAMLTESIFNWPGIGRWLLDAIATQNYVAIQAGVITVGGFILFANILSDLAGAMVNPLTRKEWYAIK; encoded by the coding sequence ATGTTTATCTATACCATTCGCCGGCTGAATCTGTTTCTGATTACGCTGTTTATTCTGACCTTAATCGGTTACAGCATTTTACGTATTGAGCCATCCAGCTATTGGAATCTTCATGACTTCTGGCCTGGCTGGCTGCTCTATCTCGACAACCTGATGGTGGGCAACCTCGGCCTGAATCAGCAAGGACAACCGATTCTGTCTGAGATTCTCCAGGTGTTCCCGGCCACACTGGAGCTGTGTTTTTTCGCCTTTATTTTGTCGCTGATTGTGGGTATCCCGCTTGGCACACTGGCAGGTATTAAGCGCGGGCGCTGGGTGGATACCTGTATCTCATCCCTGACACTGGTGGGTTATTCTCTGCCGCTATTCTGGCTGGCCATGCTGTTTATTATGCTGTTCTCGCTCAAGCTGGGCTGGCTGCCTGTTGCCGGACGCTACAACTTGCTCTACCAGATTGATTCCGTGACCGGCTTTGCCCTGATCGATGTATTTCTGTCAGACGTGAGCTACCGCTCCGCCGCGCTGATCGATGTCATCCGCCATTTGGTTTTACCAACCTTAGTGCTGGCCATTGCGCCCACCACAGAAGTCATACGCCTGACCCGCGCCTCAGTGGCCGATGTCATGCAGCAAAACTTCATCAAAGTGGCGCAAACCAAAGGGCTGTCCATGTGGGAGATCATCATCCGCCATGCCCTGAAAAATGCCATTCCGCCCATCATCCCCAAACTGGGGATGCAGTTTTCGACCATGATGACCTTTGCCATGTTAACTGAGTCCATTTTCAACTGGCCCGGCATAGGCCGCTGGTTGCTGGACGCCATTGCCACACAAAATTACGTGGCGATTCAGGCAGGTGTGATTACGGTTGGCGGATTCATTCTGTTCGCGAACATTCTTTCTGACCTGGCGGGTGCCATGGTGAACCCACTGACCCGTAAGGAATGGTATGCCATCAAATAA
- the sapC gene encoding putrescine export ABC transporter permease SapC: protein MPSNNIYQEHKIPTQWERAWQNYQANSLAVFGLWCLGFLLLITIFAPLMVAYGPGEQVGEFLMPPSWDASGHVEFFFGTDDLGRDLFTRILLGSQLTFGYALLVALASAILGIVIGVLAGMTRGLKSSILNHVLDTVLSIPSLLLAIIIIAYMGTGMTSILLAIWLALIPRFIRAIYSAVHDEMEKEYIIAARLDGANSFYLLYYSILPNIQPVIISELTRAISIAMIDIAALGFLGLGAQSPSPEWGAMLGDSIELIYLAPWTVTLPGLAITFSILVVNLVGEGLRQAINAGVD from the coding sequence ATGCCATCAAATAATATTTATCAGGAACATAAGATTCCGACGCAATGGGAACGCGCCTGGCAAAATTATCAGGCGAATTCACTGGCGGTGTTTGGGTTATGGTGCCTTGGTTTCCTGCTGCTGATAACGATCTTCGCCCCGTTAATGGTTGCCTACGGGCCGGGAGAGCAAGTGGGCGAGTTTCTGATGCCGCCCTCCTGGGACGCCAGCGGCCATGTGGAATTTTTCTTCGGCACCGATGATCTGGGTCGCGATCTCTTCACCCGGATTCTGCTGGGAAGCCAGCTGACCTTTGGCTACGCGCTGCTCGTGGCGCTGGCTTCGGCGATCCTGGGCATCGTCATTGGCGTACTGGCAGGTATGACCCGCGGACTCAAATCCAGTATCCTGAACCACGTACTTGATACTGTGTTGTCTATCCCCTCTCTGCTGCTGGCCATTATCATCATTGCCTACATGGGTACCGGCATGACCAGTATTCTGCTGGCGATCTGGCTGGCGCTGATCCCGCGTTTTATCCGCGCAATTTACTCTGCTGTCCACGATGAGATGGAAAAAGAGTACATCATTGCAGCGCGGTTAGACGGTGCGAACAGTTTTTATCTGCTGTACTACTCGATTTTGCCGAATATTCAGCCTGTGATTATCAGCGAGCTGACCCGGGCAATCTCGATTGCCATGATAGATATCGCGGCGCTGGGCTTTCTGGGGCTGGGGGCGCAGTCTCCGTCACCGGAATGGGGCGCCATGCTGGGTGATTCCATCGAATTAATCTATCTGGCGCCCTGGACAGTGACCCTGCCCGGCCTGGCCATCACCTTCAGCATCTTAGTGGTAAACTTAGTAGGAGAAGGTCTCCGTCAGGCAATTAATGCAGGAGTCGACTGA
- a CDS encoding oligopeptide/dipeptide ABC transporter ATP-binding protein, with protein sequence MPLLDIRNLTIEIETPQGMVKAVERMSLTLNEGEIRGLVGESGSGKSLVAKAIAGVTKDNWRVSADRLRLGDIDLQALSPRERRKVVGREIAMIFQEPSSCLDPSEHVGQQLEEAIPRSSFNGTFWQRFHWRQKQAIALLHKVGIKDHKRVMSSYPYQLTDGECQKIMIAMAIANRPRLLIADEPTNDLDPITQAQIFRLLSRMNQLNNTTILLVSHDLTTVTQWADRITVMYCGQAVESGSRKQLLTTPHHPYTVALLQAMPDFSQDIPHKSKLTTLPGSIPPLQHLPIGCRLGPRCPYAQRKCVEIPKRKKVKNHKYNCHFPLNMPEPKS encoded by the coding sequence ATGCCACTGCTCGATATACGAAACCTCACCATTGAAATTGAAACGCCTCAGGGCATGGTCAAAGCCGTGGAGCGCATGAGCCTGACACTGAACGAAGGTGAGATACGCGGACTGGTTGGCGAATCGGGCTCAGGTAAAAGCCTAGTCGCGAAGGCCATCGCCGGTGTCACCAAAGACAACTGGCGGGTCAGTGCCGACCGCTTACGCCTTGGCGATATTGATCTCCAGGCCCTGTCTCCGCGTGAACGCCGCAAAGTGGTGGGCCGCGAAATTGCGATGATCTTTCAGGAACCCTCTTCCTGTCTTGACCCTTCTGAGCATGTCGGTCAGCAATTGGAAGAAGCCATTCCGCGCAGCTCTTTCAATGGCACCTTCTGGCAGCGCTTCCACTGGCGCCAGAAACAGGCGATTGCCCTGCTGCACAAAGTTGGCATCAAAGACCATAAACGGGTGATGAGCAGCTATCCCTATCAGCTGACTGACGGCGAATGCCAGAAAATCATGATCGCAATGGCCATTGCCAACCGGCCACGGTTACTGATTGCCGATGAGCCAACCAATGATCTGGACCCCATCACACAGGCGCAGATTTTCCGGTTACTGAGTCGGATGAACCAGCTCAATAACACCACCATCCTGCTGGTCAGCCATGATCTGACCACGGTCACCCAATGGGCTGACCGTATCACAGTGATGTACTGTGGTCAGGCGGTGGAATCCGGCAGTCGTAAGCAGTTACTGACAACACCACATCACCCCTATACCGTCGCCTTGCTGCAGGCCATGCCTGATTTCAGCCAGGATATTCCGCATAAGAGCAAACTCACCACCCTGCCCGGCTCGATCCCGCCATTGCAGCATTTGCCGATTGGTTGCCGACTGGGACCACGCTGCCCCTATGCGCAACGTAAATGCGTGGAAATCCCCAAGCGTAAAAAAGTGAAAAACCATAAATACAACTGCCATTTCCCTCTGAACATGCCGGAGCCTAAATCATGA
- a CDS encoding ATP-binding cassette domain-containing protein, with amino-acid sequence MSALLEVTDLRKEYHHRSGFFRRRSTEAVKPVSFNLEVGETLALIGENGSGKSTLAKMLAGVVAPSGGEIRVNDEPLAFEDYKTRCKLIRMIFQDPNTSLNPRIQIGQILEGPLKRNTSMTPQERESRIKATLLRVGLLPEHAYFYPQMLATGQKQRVSLARALILQPCIIVADEALNGLDMSVRSQIINLLLDLQQEMGLSYIYVSQHMGVIKHFSDKLMVMQKGEVVEQGATQDVFSAPQHPLTQKLLDSHFTAPSHDRSTRTSSRSAKIHV; translated from the coding sequence ATGAGTGCCCTGTTGGAAGTGACCGACCTGAGAAAGGAATACCACCATCGTTCCGGCTTTTTTCGCCGCCGCAGCACAGAAGCCGTCAAACCGGTTTCGTTTAACCTGGAGGTAGGTGAAACCCTGGCGCTGATCGGAGAAAACGGTTCCGGTAAATCGACGCTGGCGAAGATGCTGGCAGGGGTTGTCGCACCGTCTGGTGGTGAAATCAGAGTCAACGATGAACCTTTGGCTTTCGAGGATTACAAGACCCGCTGTAAGCTGATCCGCATGATCTTTCAGGATCCGAATACCTCGCTGAATCCCAGAATTCAAATTGGTCAGATTCTCGAAGGGCCGCTGAAACGTAACACCAGCATGACGCCGCAGGAGCGTGAGAGTCGGATCAAAGCGACCTTACTGCGCGTGGGTTTGCTGCCGGAACACGCCTACTTCTACCCGCAAATGCTGGCAACCGGTCAGAAACAGCGGGTATCACTGGCTCGAGCGCTGATTTTGCAGCCTTGTATTATCGTGGCTGATGAAGCACTCAACGGCCTGGATATGTCGGTACGCTCGCAGATCATTAACCTGCTGCTCGATCTCCAGCAGGAGATGGGGCTGTCGTACATCTATGTATCTCAGCATATGGGCGTGATTAAACATTTCAGCGATAAGCTGATGGTGATGCAGAAAGGAGAAGTGGTAGAACAAGGCGCAACACAGGATGTGTTCAGTGCACCCCAGCACCCTCTGACACAGAAACTGCTGGACAGTCACTTTACAGCACCGTCGCACGATCGCAGCACCCGTACCAGCAGCCGCTCAGCGAAGATTCACGTTTAA
- a CDS encoding MgtC/SapB family protein produces MEHVLDWQSPLWRLGVAVLLGAIVGLQRGWVTRNQQEGQRVAGIRTYSLVGLLGGLIGLLAGIYSAVILGFALVALSAVITIAYLSSQRLAVNLSITGLIGILLTFLLGCLAVSGEPVVAVSAAVVTAIILDMKQELHAAIAKVQEYELDAALRLLLISVVLLPLLPNEGFGPWKAINPFEIWWMVVLIAAISFVGYFAIRIGGPRKGILFTSLFAGLSSSTALTLQFSNLSKQETALSPLLASGILISCGTMFPRILFLCSVINARLVAIVAVPMALMMVCFYLPAIWVWLKNPMAGYQAPQVKRSPLALPSALAFGVVLLVIVVLAQALQEWFGNTGTYVLSAVSGITDVDAITLALGRQSQNQLSLQTAGFAIVLAACVNSLVKMLMACFAGSRTLASYVVLPVVISLCAAALWAWLAFR; encoded by the coding sequence ATGGAGCATGTGCTGGATTGGCAATCTCCACTCTGGCGGTTAGGGGTTGCCGTGTTGTTGGGGGCAATCGTTGGCTTACAGCGTGGCTGGGTCACCCGTAATCAACAAGAAGGGCAGCGTGTTGCTGGCATTCGAACCTACTCACTGGTCGGCTTGCTGGGAGGGCTGATCGGTCTCCTGGCCGGCATTTATTCAGCCGTGATTCTGGGGTTTGCCCTAGTGGCGTTAAGCGCGGTGATCACCATTGCGTATCTGTCCAGCCAGCGGTTAGCTGTCAATCTGAGCATTACTGGCCTGATTGGTATTTTGCTGACGTTTCTACTGGGATGTCTGGCGGTGAGTGGCGAGCCTGTTGTCGCCGTATCAGCCGCTGTCGTCACGGCGATTATTCTGGATATGAAGCAAGAGCTCCATGCCGCCATTGCCAAGGTGCAGGAGTATGAACTGGATGCAGCCCTCAGGTTGTTGCTGATATCAGTTGTCTTGTTGCCGTTGCTGCCTAATGAAGGCTTTGGTCCCTGGAAAGCCATTAATCCGTTTGAGATATGGTGGATGGTGGTGCTCATCGCGGCCATTTCATTCGTCGGCTATTTTGCCATCAGAATTGGCGGGCCGCGGAAAGGGATTTTATTTACCAGTTTATTTGCCGGTTTGAGTTCTTCAACCGCCCTGACGCTGCAATTTTCGAATTTATCTAAGCAGGAGACTGCGCTGTCCCCTTTGCTGGCGAGCGGAATCCTGATCAGCTGCGGCACTATGTTTCCGCGGATTCTCTTCCTGTGCTCAGTGATTAACGCCCGGCTGGTGGCGATTGTTGCCGTCCCTATGGCGCTCATGATGGTGTGCTTTTATCTTCCGGCAATTTGGGTCTGGCTGAAAAACCCGATGGCAGGGTATCAGGCACCTCAGGTGAAACGCAGCCCTCTTGCTTTACCTTCCGCATTAGCTTTTGGTGTTGTGCTGCTGGTGATTGTCGTACTGGCTCAGGCGCTGCAGGAATGGTTTGGTAATACGGGTACTTATGTATTGTCGGCCGTGTCAGGGATTACCGATGTGGATGCGATTACACTGGCGCTTGGGCGGCAAAGCCAAAACCAGCTCAGTCTCCAGACCGCTGGCTTTGCGATTGTCCTTGCCGCATGTGTCAACAGCCTGGTGAAAATGCTGATGGCCTGTTTTGCCGGCAGCCGGACATTGGCCAGCTACGTGGTACTGCCTGTGGTGATATCACTGTGTGCGGCAGCACTCTGGGCCTGGCTGGCTTTTCGTTAA
- the pyrF gene encoding orotidine-5'-phosphate decarboxylase produces the protein MLDPKVIVALDYPTQDAALAFVDRIEPGSCRLKVGKEMFTLFGPDFVRQLHDKGHSVFLDLKFHDIPNTCSRAVKAAADLGVWMVNVHASGGERMMTASREILEPYGKDRPLLIAVTVLTSMEAQDLAGVGISCSPEEHVLNLATLTKNSGLDGVVCSAQEANMLKANLGAEFKLVTPGIRPAGSAAGDQRRVMTPAEAVKAGSDYLVIGRPITQADDPAAVLAEINRSLQV, from the coding sequence ATGTTAGACCCAAAAGTGATTGTGGCACTGGATTATCCGACTCAGGATGCGGCTTTGGCCTTTGTTGACCGTATTGAGCCAGGCAGTTGCCGACTGAAAGTAGGCAAAGAAATGTTTACTTTGTTTGGGCCGGACTTTGTGCGTCAGCTACATGACAAAGGCCATTCCGTCTTTTTGGATCTTAAGTTTCACGATATCCCGAATACTTGTTCCCGTGCGGTGAAGGCGGCGGCGGATCTGGGTGTCTGGATGGTAAATGTGCACGCCAGTGGTGGTGAGCGAATGATGACCGCATCTCGTGAGATCCTGGAACCTTATGGTAAAGACAGGCCGCTGCTGATTGCTGTCACAGTCCTGACCAGCATGGAAGCGCAGGATCTGGCCGGAGTGGGTATCTCTTGCTCACCAGAAGAACATGTCCTGAATCTTGCCACGCTGACCAAGAACAGTGGGTTGGATGGTGTGGTCTGTTCAGCGCAGGAAGCGAATATGCTGAAGGCAAACCTGGGTGCAGAGTTTAAGTTGGTGACGCCTGGGATCCGCCCTGCCGGCAGTGCCGCGGGTGATCAGCGCCGCGTCATGACGCCAGCAGAAGCAGTGAAAGCCGGATCAGATTATCTGGTTATTGGTCGTCCAATTACTCAGGCTGACGATCCGGCAGCAGTGCTGGCCGAGATTAACCGCTCTCTTCAGGTGTAA